AGGTGGAGGCTAAAAAGGCAGTTCCAAGGGATGATCATAACACAATGATTAGAAACAATAGCATCATGCATGGCTCTCCTGGTGCAGGGCAGACAAAAAAGGTATTTGTTGGCGGTTTATCATCCTCTGTAACAGAAACTGGCTTCAAGAACTATTTCGAGCAATTTGGAACCGTAAGTGATGCTGTAGTGATGTATGATCACAATACACAGCGCCCTAGAGGATTTGGATTCATAACTTTTGATTCTGAGGAATCAGTAGACAAAGTTTTGATGATGAAACCTTTTCATGTGCTGAATGGGAAGATGATTGAGATCAAAAGGGCTGTCCCTAAGGACTTATCTCACGGTTCTAGCCGAAGCCCTGTGAGTTTGAGTGGGATTAGTAAAATTCTTAATCAAGGTTATGGTGTGAAGATGGATAGTGGTAGGTTCAGCAGCCCGTTAGGCTCAAGTTACAGAATGGGTTTGAATTTTGAACCAAGCTTCGAAGGAAACACTAGCTTCAATAGCTATGGTAGAGGAATCAGTCCTTTTTATATTGGAAACTCGAATCGGTTTGTCAATCCCATTGGCTACGAAGGAGGAAATGGTGGAAACTCTTCTTTTTTTAGCTCGGGATCCCAAAGTTTGTTGGGTAATTGGGGTATCTCTCCTTTGTCAAACCAAGATGGTGATAATCTAGGTTATGGGATCAATGATAAAGGTTATGGGCTTTATGGACTAGGAGGAGAAGGAGGGTCTAGGCGTAGTAGCTTCTCGGCAGGTGGCCATTTCACATCAAGTGGAGGTTATGAGGGGTCGGGTTATGGAGATCCTACTCGGCGTTCAACGATCCATCTTGAAAGGGATGATGGACCGGGTTCGTTTGATTTT
Above is a genomic segment from Impatiens glandulifera unplaced genomic scaffold, dImpGla2.1, whole genome shotgun sequence containing:
- the LOC124917497 gene encoding heterogeneous nuclear ribonucleoprotein 1-like; the protein is MQSDLGKLFIGGISWDTDEERLKEYFSGFGEVSEAVILKDRITGRARGFGFVVFTDPAVAEKVIQERHNIDGRMVEAKKAVPRDDHNTMIRNNSIMHGSPGAGQTKKVFVGGLSSSVTETGFKNYFEQFGTVSDAVVMYDHNTQRPRGFGFITFDSEESVDKVLMMKPFHVLNGKMIEIKRAVPKDLSHGSSRSPVSLSGISKILNQGYGVKMDSGRFSSPLGSSYRMGLNFEPSFEGNTSFNSYGRGISPFYIGNSNRFVNPIGYEGGNGGNSSFFSSGSQSLLGNWGISPLSNQDGDNLGYGINDKGYGLYGLGGEGGSRRSSFSAGGHFTSSGGYEGSGYGDPTRRSTIHLERDDGPGSFDFMRGGNGGLDVSTKSPIGYYGGYNVTQRQINRGKDGFSMIIVKH